Sequence from the Acidihalobacter prosperus genome:
GACGTCATGCAGGATGGCGAAATCGTCAGGCGCGTGCGGGCGCGTTATCCGGACGCCGCGATCGCGGTGGCGGGGGAGGATTGCAGCTTCGAGCTGACGGTGGTCAGCGAGACCTTTGCCGGCATGGGGCTGCTCGCGCGGCAGAGGGCGGTGCTGGCGCTGTTCGCCGAGGATATCCGTCGCGGCACCCTGCATGCGCTGTCGGTGACGGCGCGCACGCCGGCCGAGCAGTCGGACGCATCCGCCGCAGGCCTGACCCGGCTCACTTTTTGAGGCTTTGACGATGAACGTTGCCAATATCGACCGCGACACCGCGCTGCGCATCGCACTGGCGGCGCGCAGTCTGCCGGACACCGATTTGTCCACCTTGATCGAGGTGCTCAACGATCGACTGGGCACGCCGCTCGATCTGGACAAGCTCGCACGCATCACCGTGACCGACCTCAAGGCCGGTATCGGCAGCCTGGACGGCGAGGAGGACAGCGAGAATACCGACGGCATGGATCGGGGCGGACTGGAGCCGATCAAGCTCGCGGTACGCATTTTGTGGGGCGAAACCAGCGAGGACGATAGCTTGCCCAGGCCGGCGGCCTATGCCGAGGATGATATGCCGGGATCGATCCGCGTGGCGATCGCCTCCAACAGCGGCGCTAATCTGGACGGACATTTCGGTTCCTGTCTGCGCTTTCTGGTTTATCAGGTTTCCGCCGGCGAGATACGCCTGATCGATATCCGTTCGGCTGCGGCGGCCGACCATGCCGACGACAAGAATCTTTTCCGGGTCGATCTGATTCGCGACTGTCAGGTGCTGTATGTCGTTTCCGTGGGCGGGCCGGCGGCCGCCAAGATCGTGCGTGCCGATATTCATCCAATGAAGAAGCTGGAGGGCGGGCCGGCGGAAGACGTGCTGGCCGATCTGCAGCAGGTGATCCGGCATTCGCCGCCGCCTTGGCTCGCCAAGATACTCGGCATTTCGCGCGAAAAACGGTTTCGCCGCTATACCGGCGCCGAGGAAGCGGAAGCTCGGGACTGACGAGCGTCCGTTCATGCGATGTGGCGGGTCTATCAGCCGCCAATCGAGGCGCGGGCGCGAAGTTTGACGATGCCAAACAAGCGACGAGCAACGCGGCGCTGCGGTTTTTTCGGTCGCAGCGGACGAACGGACAGCAGCACGATTCACCCACACCCGCAAGAGGACCATCATGTCGATTCAGGCTATTGCCGCCTTTTCCGCCAAGGCGCGCGCGGACGCCGCGCTGGGTGCCCAGCTCAAGGGCTGCCAGAAGCTCAAGGAAATGTTCGCGCTCGCCCGCGAGCACGGTTTTGAGTTCGACGAGGACACGCTGTATCCGCCGAACGAGCCGCAGTTCACCGCCGATCAGATCTCCGAGCGTCTCGCCAAGGCGCTGTTGCGCGCCTGACCCGTCGTATCCCCGAGGCAGCCGGAGCGGCGATCTTCTCGCCGCTCCGGTTTGCCGTCATCCCTGTTCCCCCCGGTTTTGCCCCGACATCACCCGCGCGCGTCATGGGCGTCCGTCCGCATCGAGTCGATATCCTTATCCTGCGGGCGCGATGCCGGTGGCATGCGCCCGCGCCTGTGGTGCCCCCGTAGCACGTGCGCTTTGTCGCTATCCAGACAACCCGTGTGGGTTTGTGTCGCGTCGCCTACGCAGCTTCGTGTGCGGGCTTGATCAAAAAAACCTTATTAAAACAATTCATTGGGTGTTTTTGCGATCTTGGCACATCGCTTGCTCCATGACGCTGGCGTAAGCACGTTTGGTCAATTTCCCCATAGGAGATAAAGCGATGGTAATGCGTCAGTGCGCAATCTACGGCAAGGGTGGTATCGGCAAGTCGACGACCACGCAGAATCTGGTGGCCGGCCTGGCAGAGATGGGCAAGAAGGTGATGATCGTCGGTTGCGACCCGAAGGCCGACTCGACTCGCCTGATTCTCCACTCCAAGGCCCAGAAC
This genomic interval carries:
- a CDS encoding BolA/IbaG family iron-sulfur metabolism protein, which produces MQDGEIVRRVRARYPDAAIAVAGEDCSFELTVVSETFAGMGLLARQRAVLALFAEDIRRGTLHALSVTARTPAEQSDASAAGLTRLTF
- a CDS encoding dinitrogenase iron-molybdenum cofactor biosynthesis protein; translation: MNVANIDRDTALRIALAARSLPDTDLSTLIEVLNDRLGTPLDLDKLARITVTDLKAGIGSLDGEEDSENTDGMDRGGLEPIKLAVRILWGETSEDDSLPRPAAYAEDDMPGSIRVAIASNSGANLDGHFGSCLRFLVYQVSAGEIRLIDIRSAAAADHADDKNLFRVDLIRDCQVLYVVSVGGPAAAKIVRADIHPMKKLEGGPAEDVLADLQQVIRHSPPPWLAKILGISREKRFRRYTGAEEAEARD
- a CDS encoding Nif11-like leader peptide family natural product precursor, which gives rise to MSIQAIAAFSAKARADAALGAQLKGCQKLKEMFALAREHGFEFDEDTLYPPNEPQFTADQISERLAKALLRA